TGCCGTTGCCGATACCGCTGCCGCGCCCGTTGCTGCCGGAGCCGGTTCCAGTCGGCACCTCGAGTCCCGAGATCGAGCCCGGGAGCGTCTGCACGGCATTCGCGGTCTGGAGCGGCACGGTGATGTCCGGCATCGGCACGTTCGCCGGCTTCGGAATCGGCTTGACCTCGACCGGCTTGCTCGCGACGATCTCCGCCTTGCGCGGCGGCTCGAAGTCCTTGGGCCGCCCGCCGCCGCCGCCCCCCGGACCCTTCTGTGGCAAAAAGATGAAATCGAGCTTCGTGGGCACGTCGGTGACGGTCTGGACGATCTGCCGGGCGTGCGTGGCGGTGTAGATGAACAGGCCGAGCAGCAGCACGTGCGCCACGATGGAGACACCCGTACCCTCCCACCAACTGGTCTTGACCTGACCGTGCGGCAGTTCGCCGACGAGAAACTGGGAGTTCGGGCTCGCGCCCTTGAATTGTGCGTCCGCCATGGCGGGGGCTACGACCATTGTACGCAATTTCGAGTCCTTCGCTTTGGACGCAGAATCCTCCCCCCTGGCCGCGATATACGCTTACCAGGGGTGGAGCGTTTCGAGGTCATCGTCATCGGAGCAGGACCATCCGGGGCCGTGGCGGCGGCCGCGCTCGCATCCGGCGGCGCACGGGTGGCGATGGCCGACGGCAGCCATCCACGAGAGAAACCGTGCGGCGGCGGCGTCACGCGGCGCGCGCTCGAGCTGATTCGCGCGCTCAGCGGCATCGATGGACACCCATCGCCCGACCCGCCGGTCCCCTTCGCGCCGGTTGGCCGCGTGCGGTTCGAGGCGGGCGCTCGCGCCGCAACGGTCCCCCTTCCGGCTGGCGACCTCGATGTGTTCGCCCGCGAGCCGTTCGACGCGGCCCTGGTCGCAACGGCGGTCGCACGAGGCGCCTCGCTGATTCGGGCGCGCGCCACATCCATATCCCGCGACGCCGGGATGTGGACGGTGGCATTCGCCGACGGCCGATCGGCGACCGCCCCGTGGATCCTCGGCGCCGATGGCGCGGCCGGGATCGTCAGGAAGACGGTCGCGCGCCCCTTCTCGCGGTCGCAGCTGTCGATTGCGGCCGGATCGTACGTGGATGCTCCCGACATTCCGGAAATCGTAATCAGGTTCGTAGATCGTCCGCGCGGATACTTGTGGTCCTTTCCGCGACCCGGACACTTCGCGGTCGGCACGTGCGCGCAGGCCGATGAGACGTCAACCAGGGAGATGCACGCCATCACCGACGCGTGGCTCGACCGGTATGCTCCGGCGGCGTCGGGACACCGGCGGCGCTACGCCTGGCCGATCCCGTCGTTGTCGGCAGGTGACGTCGACGCCGAGCGCCCGGCCGGGAACGGCTGGCTGCTCCTCGGGGACGCCGCCGGCCTGGTCGATCCGATCACCCGCGAGGGGATCTTCTTCGCGCTCCGCTCGGGGCAGCTCGCGGCCGCGGCGCTGACCACCGCGAACCCGGCGCGCCAGTACGCCGCGGCGGTTCGCGACGAGCTGTACGCCGAGGTGCGCCGAGCCGCGCGGCTGAAGGCCGGCTTCTTCCGTCCGCGTTTCACGTCGCTGCTCGTCGACGCTCTGCAGCACAGCGCCGGCATCCGCGACGTGATGATCGACCTGGTGGCCGGCCGCCAGCCGTACCGGGGGCTGAAGCGCCGCCTGCTCCGGACGCTCGAGGTCGGGCTCGCATGGCAGGCCCTGCGCCAGGACTGGGCTCGCGAACCCCGCCAGCTCAGCGCGCCAGGTAGCCGTCGCGCGCGCGCACGGTCACGTCGGGACGACGGACCCGCACGCTGATGGCGCGCCACTGGTTCGCGCCGGCGACGATCGGCCTCGCCGGCGAATACCCGAGCAGATACTGGTGGTGCAGTTCCAAGGCGATCTGGTGCGCCGCGGCAGTCGCCTGCCCCGGATCGCGCGTCTGGAACGAGCGCCCGCCCGTCAAAGCGGCCAGCTGTGGAAACAGCTCGGCTCGGGCCTCGCCGAGAGCGACCGGGTAGATCATGACGTCGGACGCCCGCGCGCGCGCCAGGGCCTCGCGCGCACCGGCGCGGCTGTAACGGTCGACGCCGTCGGAAAACAGCACGAGCGCACGCCGGCCCCGCGCCGACTGGATCGCGTCGATCGACGCGATCACGGCGTCGTGGAGGCCGGTCGTTCCCCACGGCTTCAGCGCGTCCAGCACCCCCAGCTGAGGCGGACGGTCGGACGAAAGCGGCGCGATCGTCTCGATCTCGGACCCGATCGCGATGAGCGTCGACTGGTCCTCGCGGCGGAGGTCCCCAAGAAATGCGCTCGCCGCGGCGACCGCGGTCGGGAGCCGCGCCGTCATGCTGAAGCTGCGGTCGATCGCCACCGCCACCGACAACGGAAACTCCCCCTCCGCAAAGGCCGAGAGCGACTGCGGCTCGCCCTCTTCCAGCACGGTGAAGTCGGCCCGCGTCAGGCCGGTCACCGGTGCACCCTCCCGATCGACCACCGCCGCGTAGACCTCGACGAGGTTGACCCCGGACGTGAACTGCGCCGCCAGCCCGACGGTGCTCAGGAACAAGGCGGCCAGCGCCCCGAAAGTGGTAGAATCGGAGCGTTCTGTTTCAGGGAAAGGCTTCATCATGCTCGGCAGGCTCGGTATCCCGGAACTCATCATCATCCTGATGATCGTCATCCTGATCTTCGGGGCAAACCGTTTGCCGGAGATCGGTCGCGGCATCGGCAAGGGGATCCGCAATTTCAAGGACGCCACCAAGGAAGGCGAAGACCCGAGCTGATTCTCGGTTGATCCCGGGATCGGCCCTACAGAATCACCCGCGCATCGCCGACCCGCCTCGTGATTCGCTCGCGGTCCAGCCATTCGAGCAGCGGGATCGCAAACTTCCTCGTCACGCCGAACCGCTCCTTGAACGCCGCGACATCCACCGTCGCCCGGCTCCCCTTCAATCCGGTCACGTCCTGCTTCAGGCGATCCAGCGCTTCCGCGTGAAACAGCATCGTCTCGATCCGCACGAGCGTCTTCTGCCGCAGCAAGAGCTTCGCCACACGATCAGCCACCGCCCCCGTCACCTGCGCTGACGCCGCGGCTGCGGCGAGGTCCGGAGGCGCCAGTCCGGCGGCGCGAAACACCCCGGCGATGGCGGTCTGCGCCTTCCCTTCTTCGTCGCTGAGCGTCACCCCGCGCCCCGGCAACGCGAGCCGATCGCGCCCGGCCAGCCTGCCTGCCTTGCCAAGCCGCTGCACGACCTCGTCGAACAGCGCCGCCGGCGCCGCGCCGAAGATCCGCTCGCGCGCTTCCTCGCGCGGCATGCCGTCAGCGAGCGGGTGCGCGCCGTGGTAGCTGTCGAGCGCCGCCAGCAGGCGGGCCTCGAGATCCGCCACCACTGGCGCGGCGAAGAGCGCCGACCCGACGGTCACGACCTCACCGGCCGGCAGGGCGCCGGCGCGCCGCAGGAGCGCCGCACGCTCGATGCCACGGGTGCGCGCTTCCTCGACGAAGGCCATCGCCGCGTCGCTATCCGAGGCGGCCAGCCGCTTGAAACGCGCGAGAGCTGGCGCGGTCCGGATCGGCGTTCGCGACGGCTGCGGATCCAGGACGATCCCGCCGCCGATCGTCAGCGGCGGCGAATACTGCCGCAGCACGAACCGATCGCCGCGCGCCAGTACAGCTGACGCTTCGAGACGGATCCGCGCAAAGGCGCCTTCACCCGCCCTGAGCTCGGTGACGTCGGCGAGCCCGACACGCGCGAGCAGCTCGGCGGTCCCCTGGTGAAATCGGACGCGGCCGCCGTGTCGGAGCCGGCGCGCGTCTTCGAGCAGTTCCACCCGCGCGTCGAAGCGGCGCGTCACCTCGAACCCGCCCTCGATCGTGAGGGTGTCTCCGCGGGCGAGGTCCGACACCTCGACACCGCCGAGGTTGACCGCGACCCGCCGCCCGGCCTCAGCCCGCGTCTCCGGCGCGCCGTGCACCTGAAGACCGCGCACTTTGACGCGGCGGCCGTCCGGCAGCACGACCAGGTCGTCGTCGGCGCGCAGCGTCCCGGACGTCAGCGTGCCGGTCACCACCGTGCCGAACCCGCGCATCGAAAACACCCGATCGATCGGCAGCCGGGGGGCGCCGTGCGGCGGCCGCCCGGCTGAGGCCGGCGCCAGATCGGCGAGCGCCGCGCGGAGCGCATCGAGCCCCTCGCCCGTACGCGCCGAGACGGCAACGATCGGCGCGTCGGCGAGCTGCGAGCCGGCCACCAGTTCCCGCGCCTCCATCTGCGTCACTGCCAGCGTGTCGGCATCGACGAGATCGGTCTTGGTGACGGCGATGACGCCACACGGAATCCGCAGCAGCCGGCAGATCGCAAAGTGCTCGCGCGTCTGCGGCATCACCGATTCGTCGGCCGCCACCACCAGCAGCACGGCATCGATCCCGCCGACGCCCGCCAGCATGTTCTTCACGAACCGCTCGTGCCCGGGCACGTCGACGAACGCGAGGTCGACGTTGCCGACCGAGGCGTGCGCAAAGCCCAGATCGATGGTGATGCCGCGGGCCTTTTCCTCTTTGAGCCGATCGGGATCGGTGCCGGTCAGCGCCAGGACGAGCGAGCTCTTGCCGTGGTCGATATGCCCTGCCGTCCCGATGACGACCGACGTCGGCGTGGCCCGTGCGGCATCCCTCATGCGTGGCTCGTCAGCGGCGCCTCCGCCGTCGCTCCTGCCGCTCCTTCTTGCCCGGCCGGCTGTTGGTGGGGCGGCGTTCGGCCTTGGGCTCGGCCTTGCTCCGCCGCGGACCGCGGTTCTGCTCGGACAGGCGCACGCGATCGAGGATCTCGGCGAGGCCGAGGTCGATCTGCCGGCGCTCCATGTCGACCTTGATCACCTGCACCCGGACGCGATCGCCGAGCCGGTAGACGCGTCCCTGGTTCTCGCCGCGCAGGATGTGCGCCCGCTCGATGAATCGGTAGTAGTCGTCGGCCATCGTCGAGACGTGCACCATGCCCTCGACGAAGTGCTCGACGAGCTCGACGTAGAGGCCGAACGCGGTCACGCCCGTCAGGTAGCCCTCGAACTCGTCGCCGACCTTGTCGGCCATGAAGCGCACCTTCTTCCACTGCACGAGCTCGCGCTCGGCGTCGTTGGCCCGGCGTTCCCGCTCGGAGGTGTGGCGCGCCATCTCGGGCAGGTCCTCGGTGAGCTGCTCGACGCGGTCGGCCGGCATACCGCGGCGCGACTCGCGCAGCGTGCGGTGCACCACGAGATCCGGATACCGCCGGATCGGGGAGGTGAAATGCGCGTAGTAGCTGGCCGCCAGGCCGAAGTGCCCCAGGTTCTCCGGGTCGTAGCGCGCCTTCTGCATCGTCCGCAGCATCAGGAAGGCGATCGGCTTTTCCTCGGGCTTCCCCTGGATCTTCTCCACCAGCCGCTGGAAGTGGCGCGGCTTGACGGCATTGGTCGGCGCGCCGAGGCTGTAGCCGAGCGTGCTGACGAACTCCTCGAACTCCTCGACCTTGAGCGGGTCGGGCGATTCGTGCACGCGGTAGAGCGTCGGCACGGCGTGCTCGTCGAGGTGCTGCGCGACAGTCTCGTTGGCGACGAGCATGAACTCCTCGATGATCCGGTGGGCGACGTTGCGCTCGCGGGCGATGATCTGCTCGACCATCCCCTGGTCGTCGAGGATGATCTCCGGCTCCTTGAGGTCGAAGTCGATCGAGCCGCGCCGGCGCCGGCGCGCGTTGAGGATCTCGAACAGCTCGCGCATCGTCTCGAACATCGGCACCAGCGTCGCGTACTGGCGCAGGAGTCGCGGCTCGCGATCGGTCAGGATCGCGCTGACGTCCGTATACGTCATGCGCGCGTCGCTGTGGATCACGCCGTCGTGGATCTCGTAGCGGACGACCTCGCCGCGGCGGTCGATTTCCATCAGGCACGACTGCACCAGGCGGTCGACCTGCGGGTTCAGGCTGCACAGGCCGGTCGACAGCTCCGCCGGGAACATGTGGACCGCGCGTTCGGGGAAGTAGACCGACGTCGATCGCTCGTAGGCCTCCTCGTCGAGCGCGCCGCCTTCCGGCACGTAGTGGGCGACGTCGGCGATGTGGACGCCCAGCCAGTAGTGGCCGTTGGGGAGCTTCTCGATCGTGATCGCGTCGTCGAAGTCGCGCGCGTGCTCGCCGTCGATCGTCACCGTCGTCTGCGGGCGGAAGTCGGTGCGGCCGCGGATGTCCTTCTCTTTCACGGCGCCGCCGAGGCGCGTCGCCTCCTCGATGGCCGCGGGGCCATGCGCGTCGTTGATGCCGTACTTGCGGATGATGATCTCGGTGTCGACGCCCGGCTCGTCGATGCCGCCGAGCACGTCGACGACGCGGCCGAGCGGGCTGCGGGTCGGCGTCGGCCAGCGGGTGATCTCGACCACCACCATGTCCCCGGCCTTGGCCTCGCCGCGTTCCTCGCTGGCGATCAGCACGTCGACGATCAGGCGGCGGTCGAACGGCACCAGGAAACCCATTCCCGATTCATCGACCTCGAAACGCCCGACCACGCTCGAGGCGCCGCGCTCGAGGATGCGCAGGATCCGTCCCTCGGCGCGTTCGCCGGTCCGCTCGACGCGCACCACGACCTTGTCGCCGTGCATCGCCTGATTGAGATTGGTGCCGGCGATGAAGATATCGCCCGCCACGCCCTCGAGTGGCCGATCCGGGACGACGAAGCCGAAACCGCGCGGATGGGTCTGGACGCGGCCGACGACCAGGTTCATGCGATCCGGCAGACCGAAACGGTTGCCGCGCGTCTGAACGAGATGGCCGGCCTGGACGAGCTCCTTGAGGAGCCGGGTTACCGTGGCGCGCTGCTCGCGGGGGATCTGCAGCCGCTGCAACAGTTCGCGGGACGTGGCAGGATGTTCGACCTTCTCGCGGATCAGCGTCAGCAGTTGTTCGCCGTTCAACATTGCGTTCATTCTACTTTTCCCAACCGGAATGCCGGCTCAGCACTCTATAGACCGTGTGACCGCCGCGGAGGCCGCCCCCGCCGACGACCTGGCGCTCGTGCGCCGAGCCCAGGCTGGAGACGCGGACGCGTTCGGGGCGCTCGTCGAACGGCACCGCCGTGCGGTCTTCCGGGCGGCGCTCGCCGCGGTGCGGTCGCCGGTGGAGGCCGACGAGGTCGCGCAGGACGCGTTCATCACCGCGTTCCAGAAGCTGGCGGGAT
This sequence is a window from Vicinamibacterales bacterium. Protein-coding genes within it:
- the tatA gene encoding twin-arginine translocase TatA/TatE family subunit → MLRNKAASAPKVVESERSVSGKGFIMLGRLGIPELIIILMIVILIFGANRLPEIGRGIGKGIRNFKDATKEGEDPS
- the selB gene encoding selenocysteine-specific translation elongation factor gives rise to the protein MRDAARATPTSVVIGTAGHIDHGKSSLVLALTGTDPDRLKEEKARGITIDLGFAHASVGNVDLAFVDVPGHERFVKNMLAGVGGIDAVLLVVAADESVMPQTREHFAICRLLRIPCGVIAVTKTDLVDADTLAVTQMEARELVAGSQLADAPIVAVSARTGEGLDALRAALADLAPASAGRPPHGAPRLPIDRVFSMRGFGTVVTGTLTSGTLRADDDLVVLPDGRRVKVRGLQVHGAPETRAEAGRRVAVNLGGVEVSDLARGDTLTIEGGFEVTRRFDARVELLEDARRLRHGGRVRFHQGTAELLARVGLADVTELRAGEGAFARIRLEASAVLARGDRFVLRQYSPPLTIGGGIVLDPQPSRTPIRTAPALARFKRLAASDSDAAMAFVEEARTRGIERAALLRRAGALPAGEVVTVGSALFAAPVVADLEARLLAALDSYHGAHPLADGMPREEARERIFGAAPAALFDEVVQRLGKAGRLAGRDRLALPGRGVTLSDEEGKAQTAIAGVFRAAGLAPPDLAAAAASAQVTGAVADRVAKLLLRQKTLVRIETMLFHAEALDRLKQDVTGLKGSRATVDVAAFKERFGVTRKFAIPLLEWLDRERITRRVGDARVIL
- a CDS encoding TonB family protein, giving the protein MADAQFKGASPNSQFLVGELPHGQVKTSWWEGTGVSIVAHVLLLGLFIYTATHARQIVQTVTDVPTKLDFIFLPQKGPGGGGGGRPKDFEPPRKAEIVASKPVEVKPIPKPANVPMPDITVPLQTANAVQTLPGSISGLEVPTGTGSGSNGRGSGIGNGTGSGVGEGSGGGIGGGVYQIGNGVTSPVLMREVKPNYTGDAMRAKLQGVVEMECVVLPDGTVDPKSIKITRSLDSTFGLDQQAVIAVKQWRFRPGMFKGQPVPVIVNVELTFTLR
- a CDS encoding NAD(P)/FAD-dependent oxidoreductase; this translates as MERFEVIVIGAGPSGAVAAAALASGGARVAMADGSHPREKPCGGGVTRRALELIRALSGIDGHPSPDPPVPFAPVGRVRFEAGARAATVPLPAGDLDVFAREPFDAALVATAVARGASLIRARATSISRDAGMWTVAFADGRSATAPWILGADGAAGIVRKTVARPFSRSQLSIAAGSYVDAPDIPEIVIRFVDRPRGYLWSFPRPGHFAVGTCAQADETSTREMHAITDAWLDRYAPAASGHRRRYAWPIPSLSAGDVDAERPAGNGWLLLGDAAGLVDPITREGIFFALRSGQLAAAALTTANPARQYAAAVRDELYAEVRRAARLKAGFFRPRFTSLLVDALQHSAGIRDVMIDLVAGRQPYRGLKRRLLRTLEVGLAWQALRQDWAREPRQLSAPGSRRARARSRRDDGPAR
- the rnr gene encoding ribonuclease R; this translates as MLNGEQLLTLIREKVEHPATSRELLQRLQIPREQRATVTRLLKELVQAGHLVQTRGNRFGLPDRMNLVVGRVQTHPRGFGFVVPDRPLEGVAGDIFIAGTNLNQAMHGDKVVVRVERTGERAEGRILRILERGASSVVGRFEVDESGMGFLVPFDRRLIVDVLIASEERGEAKAGDMVVVEITRWPTPTRSPLGRVVDVLGGIDEPGVDTEIIIRKYGINDAHGPAAIEEATRLGGAVKEKDIRGRTDFRPQTTVTIDGEHARDFDDAITIEKLPNGHYWLGVHIADVAHYVPEGGALDEEAYERSTSVYFPERAVHMFPAELSTGLCSLNPQVDRLVQSCLMEIDRRGEVVRYEIHDGVIHSDARMTYTDVSAILTDREPRLLRQYATLVPMFETMRELFEILNARRRRRGSIDFDLKEPEIILDDQGMVEQIIARERNVAHRIIEEFMLVANETVAQHLDEHAVPTLYRVHESPDPLKVEEFEEFVSTLGYSLGAPTNAVKPRHFQRLVEKIQGKPEEKPIAFLMLRTMQKARYDPENLGHFGLAASYYAHFTSPIRRYPDLVVHRTLRESRRGMPADRVEQLTEDLPEMARHTSERERRANDAERELVQWKKVRFMADKVGDEFEGYLTGVTAFGLYVELVEHFVEGMVHVSTMADDYYRFIERAHILRGENQGRVYRLGDRVRVQVIKVDMERRQIDLGLAEILDRVRLSEQNRGPRRSKAEPKAERRPTNSRPGKKERQERRRRRR
- a CDS encoding VWA domain-containing protein; this encodes MFLSTVGLAAQFTSGVNLVEVYAAVVDREGAPVTGLTRADFTVLEEGEPQSLSAFAEGEFPLSVAVAIDRSFSMTARLPTAVAAASAFLGDLRREDQSTLIAIGSEIETIAPLSSDRPPQLGVLDALKPWGTTGLHDAVIASIDAIQSARGRRALVLFSDGVDRYSRAGAREALARARASDVMIYPVALGEARAELFPQLAALTGGRSFQTRDPGQATAAAHQIALELHHQYLLGYSPARPIVAGANQWRAISVRVRRPDVTVRARDGYLAR